In the Fibrobacter sp. UWB5 genome, one interval contains:
- the gmk gene encoding guanylate kinase: MRNKLFVMSAASGAGKTTLKDLVIKDFPDIKYSISATTRKPREGEIDGVHYFFKTKEEFEKLIKEDGLIEWNEVHGNYYGTPKSFVEKTLAEGNRVIFDLDVFGKVNFDKVYPDATGILILPPSEEELEKRLRGRGTDSEDVIQLRLKNAKKEMEFAKTQGKYEYVIINDDLQRAANELREILKKKD; encoded by the coding sequence ATGCGCAACAAATTATTCGTTATGAGTGCCGCTAGCGGCGCTGGCAAGACCACCCTCAAGGATTTGGTCATCAAGGATTTTCCGGACATCAAGTATTCCATTTCGGCCACCACGCGCAAGCCCCGCGAAGGCGAAATTGACGGCGTCCATTATTTCTTCAAGACCAAGGAAGAATTCGAAAAGCTCATCAAGGAAGACGGCCTGATCGAATGGAACGAAGTCCACGGCAATTACTACGGCACGCCCAAGAGCTTTGTCGAAAAGACTCTCGCCGAAGGCAACCGCGTGATTTTTGACCTCGACGTTTTTGGCAAGGTGAACTTTGACAAAGTCTACCCCGACGCTACCGGCATCCTGATTTTGCCGCCCAGCGAAGAAGAACTTGAAAAGCGCCTGCGCGGTCGCGGTACCGATTCCGAAGACGTGATTCAGCTCCGCCTGAAGAACGCCAAGAAAGAAATGGAATTTGCCAAGACGCAAGGCAAGTACGAATACGTCATCATCAACGATGACTTGCAGCGCGCAGCCAACGAACTCCGCGAGATTTTAAAGAAGAAAGACTAA
- a CDS encoding L-threonylcarbamoyladenylate synthase, with translation MQFPPWTSIDDAARLLHDGQVVAIPTETVYGLAGNAYLPSALAQIFAIKERPTFDPLIVHICEISQLADIAENIPEAAYALAKAYWPGPMTMILPKKECIPDLCTSGLPSVAVRFPSHPVAQEIIWKAGVPLAAPSANLFKHVSPTTAEHVAAQLADRGLAGIVDGGPCNVGVESTIVSLVGEPTVLRPGAITPEMIAKVIGDVKIKESTSKPGQAMAAPGQCDTHYRPQVPLLYGEIPAGFTLPEHCVRIAFGNTPGVIPATLNLSESGNMLEATAKLYAYMHDLDDPKYDLILVDPIPNVGVGMALNDRLKRASIKF, from the coding sequence ATGCAATTTCCTCCTTGGACAAGTATTGACGATGCCGCGCGCCTGCTCCATGATGGACAGGTGGTTGCGATTCCGACCGAGACTGTTTACGGCCTTGCGGGTAATGCTTATTTGCCGTCGGCCCTGGCGCAGATTTTTGCGATCAAGGAACGCCCGACTTTTGACCCGCTGATTGTTCACATTTGCGAGATTTCGCAGTTGGCTGACATTGCCGAAAATATTCCCGAAGCGGCGTATGCGCTGGCGAAGGCCTATTGGCCGGGCCCGATGACTATGATTCTGCCCAAGAAGGAATGCATTCCGGATTTGTGCACGAGCGGGCTCCCGTCTGTGGCGGTGAGGTTCCCGAGCCACCCGGTGGCGCAAGAAATTATCTGGAAGGCGGGCGTGCCGCTCGCTGCCCCTAGTGCGAACTTGTTCAAGCATGTGAGCCCGACGACGGCCGAACATGTGGCGGCACAGCTGGCCGACCGTGGCCTTGCAGGAATCGTGGATGGCGGCCCCTGCAACGTGGGCGTAGAAAGTACTATTGTCTCTTTAGTGGGCGAGCCGACGGTGCTTAGACCGGGTGCGATTACGCCCGAGATGATTGCAAAAGTCATCGGTGATGTGAAGATTAAGGAGTCTACCTCTAAACCTGGGCAAGCGATGGCGGCGCCGGGGCAGTGCGATACGCACTACCGCCCGCAGGTTCCGCTCCTTTATGGCGAAATCCCTGCCGGCTTTACGCTTCCGGAACACTGCGTGCGGATTGCCTTCGGCAATACCCCCGGCGTTATTCCTGCAACGCTGAATCTGTCTGAATCGGGCAATATGCTAGAGGCGACAGCCAAGCTGTACGCCTATATGCATGACTTGGATGACCCCAAGTACGACTTGATTCTGGTGGACCCGATCCCGAATGTCGGAGTCGGTATGGCCTTGAATGACCGCCTCAAACGGGCGAGCATCAAGTTTTAG